DNA from Cottoperca gobio chromosome 4, fCotGob3.1, whole genome shotgun sequence:
TTAATTTACTGATTATTTTCAGGTAATGCAATACCTATATTTGTTCTGGAACCAGGGCTGTTAAAAACACTATGGCTCTTGCAGGTTTTCCAGAAACTTCTGTATTTCGCGACACATTCTGTCCTTGCCTTTGTCTCTTATGTTCTTTAgaactttgatgcttttctcacgAAAGATGGATTGTTGCGGTATCTCTGCCGCCTTCATGTGATATCTTAGTGAGCTGGTGCGATCCTGTCCTtggaagtttaaatattttgcgtagttgttgtaaagcatctgtttgCCTGCCTGATCAAGATCACTTTTTAGCAGCTCCTGGTATATCTGCTTAGCTTTAACCTTGCCGTTAGTTGATTTGGAATATATATTTGCAAGGTCTATTTTCTTCCCAAGGGAAGAATGAGGGTAAAGTGAAATCACCTCTTCATGGAGACTGATTGCTCTGTCTACCATGCTTTGTTTTGGGGGACTGTCACTGAAAAATATCTTCCATTTgtagcagagtgcagcacatctcatcagataacgctcatctggatggtttttcagaacctcctctgccaagtcaatggcctcatcaacagataCATAGTTTCTGTAAACCCTAAGTAATGGTttaataccactgtagctgctgataGGATTTCTCAAAACCTCCCTGGCTAGCTTAGATGCTTCATCTTTAATTATTTCTCCTTTCTTAGCACAATGCTCAAGGTAGTGAACTGCAAAGTACAAGTTCTCTGGATCCTGTTCTTTGGcgattctcattttctccaagatgtcagcccccagccctgtgctgctgtgctttgaAGCAAACATTAACCCTTTGACATGGTAGGTGTGCCACTCCACCATGTCCGGCTGCATCCTAATGGCTCTCTGGAAGTAATCTGCAGCCAGCAGCATTTTATCTGTGCTAAACCTTATGAAAGTCCAGGCTTTTTCAGCGTAGATCTCTGGGTGGAGCTCGTCCTGAGATGGATATTGGTATTCATTCATCAGGGCGTCAACCTTTGTCAGGtaagcctcactctctgctgggtctcccaggtggtggtgcagccaagccAGGTTTCCGTAATTCACCACTAACCAGGGACCCTCATCTGCTTTTCTCATCTGACGGAaggcctctgtagccttgttgaagaaactctgggcttcttctgtgaaccccagcttgtattcaatgaacccccgcaggttgtaaatgtgacccagcCAGCTGTGTCCGTCCTCGGTGAAGAAATCCTCAAACCTTTCCCTGCAACGGAAAAATTTGGACCTGCTGGTGTCCAGATCCCAGGTGAAGTGACACTGCAGGGCCTCCAGTTTGGACAccagtgttgtttgactctgaTCAGCACTGGTggagaattaaaataacaattattaaaacacatcataagTAGGTTAATGTGATGAAGTCTGCAATTAGTGCATAACCACTGTTCATCTCAtgtggagaaagggaggagggaaggaaggactGGAGTAAGAAGCACTGAGTAGACAGCAACAAGTAAACAAAGATAGGAAACATGAATGTCCCAGTcataatggaaaataaaacatccatctttctttcattccctttcagcagcaacattttcagctcctcctgggggatCCCAGGGTGTTACGTTTTGTAataaggaggacccaaatgcaaaaaGCAAGATGAGGttaaacaaaagagagctttatatAGCAAAAGCTTACCAATATATAAAATGAGGTAACAAATAGAACTGAAAACACGAACCAGGGTTGACACAGGATAGCACGAAGATTCACGAGAGTACACGAGGGAAGCACACGTCAACATGGATagcatgagcagaacatgagagtAACAAAAATAACGAactgacaaagaacactgagacagacagggatatatacacacagacactaaatgagggaacaagacacagctgggagagaaaggcaaatacacaggaggaaactaatgaagggaacgagacacacctgggggagaaagggaaatacacaagggcaggaaataatacaagacatgacacaaggggaagggaacatttcaaaataaaacaggaaacgcaaatccagcGTCGTGACACAGGGTGTTCCCAAGCCAGATGAGATATATAAATTCTAttctataatataaaaatattatttcctcaACGTGTTCTGGGTCTACCCCGGAGTCTTCAAGATTTGCACGGAAAACCGCAGAAGGAAAGCTTAATTTCCTCCGTATGTCTGAGTTTACATACCCTATGACTTATGCTGAGCCCAGCTACCCTACTGAGGGAATTTATTTCGGCCACTTTTGTTTGTGAACTCAATCTTTTGGTCACTACCCAAAGCTCATGACTAAAGGTGAGGATTTTGGATCTCTGGGgctcaataataataagatattaagTACATCAGAATGATTGTCATTACTTGAAATGCAGAAGCAGTTTCTCACCTCATCATTCGGCTGTTTCCTTGACTCAGCAGTTCGTCTGGTTTTTGCTCTTGATGCACCTTTAGGTTCGCTGGTACAAAGTCAGATATGTCTAACTCCTGCTTTGCTGAAAATGATGAGATGTTGTTGAGCATGCAGCTTTatatgttcacactgaagtcgAAGTGAATGTCATACGTTTGCATTTTTGTTCTGTCTAAACACGCCCGCCTGACTATTGTTTCCCAGCAATAGAAACCTAAAGCCACATATCTGGAAAAACAACTAAGACATGACTCATTAAAGTGTGTCATTATATTTTCTCctaagtttatttaaattaattagtttgtttttcttctttagaaTATGATGCcacactgagtgaaatattcaaccCAAAGATGCCACATTTTTTAATGGCTGCAGCTTCTCATAAAATTttatgatatcataatataagCCTATTCAGTATGTGTATACACTGACAGAATGTCAGTTACCCTCAGTTTAATGTGAGGTGTGAAAAATGGCCTATTGTCAAAATTAGTGGCCTGTCTGTTTCATATGCGATGGTGCCAATCCTGGTGAAAGTATGAAGAGCTGGGACAGCGGTTATCCAGAGCTatttacattgaactaagtacagggacagtctccctggattAGGATAAGTCAGGGTTAAAtacctggtattgaactcccaaccttctaaTGTTCTAatgcgtaccactagaccactaggccatcaccacacTGCACCCTGCACCTACATTATGACGCTCTGCTGAGTAGGGAGAAATCATCTTTTAAGAGACTTTATTCACTGGTgcaaatgtttactttaatgGTTTGGCTCTACTCACATAAGCGTTGTTCACCTTGCCGTAACATTTGTCTAGAATTCTGTTCCGCATTTATAGTATTGTTAAAAACCGGGTGACAGTTTAGGTATGCAAGGATCGTCATTGTGCCAACATACGCAGTCTTTAGATTAAAACGTGTAGTTtaaaatcaaagaaagaaatgtaaaattactttgtggcagtggggtgtggttagggcgccggctgctgcgGGGAGacgggagtgtcccagctggaggccagagagctgaacggaatcaggtaatcagtcacataaaaaatgcatggtgatggcctggttctgttcatTTTCCAGTAGGCTGAGTCCTGGAGCCCCAGACATGGATTACCCAGAGCGAGAGAAATCCACGGGATTACACGGTGCAGGACAGAGTCAGCAACCTCGGAGCTATCTAAAAAGCGCCTGATAAGACATGCATTTGTTTGAGTGTACCAATAAACAGCTGTGAGCCTGTCCCACGTCTCCTCTCCTATCTACATATCACCTGGCTGTAGATAGGGATTGCTACACTGGCACCTGAATAGGGACAGGTCAGAGGAGGGGAAAAGCCCTTGCCACAATACGGCGTGCCAGCGGGAGGATCGTGTCCTCCTgtgggagctgctgcagtgctcGGCCACCAGAGGGGCGATCCAGGAAACACTCCGGCTCGGCCACTGCCGATTGGGCTGCAGAAGATGACGCAGCCAGGTGCTGCCTCCAGCCGGGAACCAACTCTGCGGAGGACGTCGTCGGGCATGAGGCACTGGAGCAGTTCATTGCCGGACttccagcttcttcagcaaACTGGGTCCAGTGCTACCTCCCTGCCAACATTGAAGCTGCCGTCGTCCTTGTggaggaccacctctccctgccccgACGGAGTCTGGGGCACGAAGACCGGGCCACAGATCCCCCACAGGTCCGGCCCGGAGTTTCCGGTCCTCAGCGGGGGCCGCTGGCCCCTGCCATATGCCACCCTTCGTTGGCCCGGTCTTCACCTCCGGTGAAGTTGGAGCACAGCTGACTACTCACCCCcagtttcctttcttttctcccccccAGGACCCAGCCTATGCATCTGTTCGCCTGGCACCACAGAGGGCTCCTCAGATGCCAGGGCAGGGGTGGTGGCGGGACTGTCCGGCATGGAGGTGGGGCAGTTGGTCCGGGTTGTGGCGCCGCCAGACTCCTCTCCCGGCAGTGTTCAATGGGGATACGGAGGTGGCGAACGCCGGCGAGGGGAGTGCGGGGccggaggaggcttgtgatgagcttcATCAGCTTCGTCCCTGCAGTTAcatctggtggaggactttcccctcgagAAGTCTCGAGACGAGACCCTCCGTCACGCTTTCGAGCAAGTAGTGAGTGTGGATGGCTCCCCACTAAACCAGAACGCcgcactgacacacccccacttTTCAGTGTTCTGGGTATACCCCGGAGTCTTCAAGAGTTGGACGAAAAACCTCTGAAGGAAAGCGCCCTTCCCTCCGTATGTCTCTGCTCACATACCCTATGACTTATGTTATGCCCAGCTACCCTATTGAGGTAACTTATTTCAGCTTATTTACTTTTGTCTGTGAACTCAATCTTTCGGTCACTACTCAAAGCTCATGACTAAAGGTGAGGGTTTTGGATCTCTGGGgctcaataataataagatagaaaatacatcataatgatTGTCATTACTTTAGATGCAGAAGCAGTTTCTCATCTCATCATTCAGCTGTTTCCTCGACTCAGCagttctctaaatattagacaGTTCGTCTGGTTTTTGCTCTTGATGCACCTTTAGGTTCGCTGGTACAAAGTCAGATAAGTCCAACTCCTGCTTTGCTGTCAATGATGAGATGTTGCTGAGCAGGCAGCTTTatatgttcacactgaagtcgAAGTGAATGTCAAAcagttttcatttttgttttgtctaaacACACCCACCTGACTATTGTTTCCCAGGAATAGAAACATAAAGCCACATATCTTGAAAAACAACTAAGACGTGACTCATGTagtatatttaaattaattagttTGCTTTTGTTAGTGTTCAATTTGGAAGACGTAGAGGCTACAGCGAATCAATCTAACAAACTTCTTGttcaacaaagcatttattaatatgataagacaagcatggaaaATTTACCCAGCTGGGTGACCATCCTGTTTCACaagcctcctctctcccccgGTCAACAGAATGGTCCCGCTTACTGGTTACATCCGTGTACATATAATTTCTGGTCTTTGacgtctgacgtcatcacgtcacatcctACGGGGTCTTCGAACGACTTTGTCAGGGGCGCTCTCATATTACGCATTCACAGTATCACAGTGATTATGATCACAATGAGTCACAGTTATCCCTGATATAATAAGACAgttatgagtgagttgagcttctTACAAGTCTAagtatgagctttatttaatacatatagtacttaacatttcttcacattagctATGTAAATACGAGCACttgtcagttattacacaagaggATACAtatattagttaattatatcgCACTTTTCTTCTTTATAATATGATGCcacactgagtgaaatattcaaccCCAAGATACCACATTAGTTTAATGGCTGCACCTTCTcataaaatattatgatatcataatataagCCTATTCAGTATATGTGTCAGTGTCGTGTTTTTAATTTGGAGACAGAGTTTCTACCTCAAAttaatccagtaaacttcttatttatataaaagCAATTATTAATGTGATATGACAGCATAGAAGATATACCCAGCTAAGGACGATCCTACTTCAcagcacctctctctccccctgttcCACAGAATCGTCCTGCCTCCAAGCTAAACATTTTTCATATACACCCCCGCTGGAGTCTTGTCCTCTTCTCATCGGTTGGCTGGAGTCAGGTCCTATTGACCCCCTTTGTAGGAACATAGGCGTGTCCATGCCTA
Protein-coding regions in this window:
- the LOC115006932 gene encoding interferon-induced protein with tetratricopeptide repeats 1-like; protein product: MPDDVLRRVGSRLEAAPGCVIFCSPIGSGRAGVFPGSPLWWPSTAAAPTGGHDPPAGTPYCGKGFSPPLTCPYSAKQELDISDFVPANLKVHQEQKPDELLSQGNSRMMSADQSQTTLVSKLEALQCHFTWDLDTSRSKFFRCRERFEDFFTEDGHSWLGHIYNLRGFIEYKLGFTEEAQSFFNKATEAFRQMRKADEGPWLVVNYGNLAWLHHHLGDPAESEAYLTKVDALMNEYQYPSQDELHPEIYAEKAWTFIRFSTDKMLLAADYFQRAIRMQPDMVEWHTYHVKGLMFASKHSSTGLGADILEKMRIAKEQDPENLYFAVHYLEHCAKKGEIIKDEASKLAREVLRNPISSYSGIKPLLRVYRNYVSVDEAIDLAEEVLKNHPDERYLMRCAALCYKWKIFFSDSPPKQSMVDRAISLHEEVISLYPHSSLGKKIDLANIYSKSTNGKVKAKQIYQELLKSDLDQAGKQMLYNNYAKYLNFQGQDRTSSLRYHMKAAEIPQQSIFREKSIKVLKNIRDKGKDRMCREIQKFLENLQEP